In Deltaproteobacteria bacterium, one genomic interval encodes:
- a CDS encoding glutathione S-transferase family protein, translated as MKFYDCSTAPSPRRVRIFIAEKGLDIPTVQIDLRNGEHLTESFRELNPWCTVPVLELDDGTTLSEAVAVCRYLEETHPEPPLMGLDASDRARVAMWEHRFEIDGFLAVTEAFRNQARGLKGRALTGPEGAEQIPELVSRGRARVERFFAALDTQLAHSPFVAGERYTIADITAQVAVDFAGWIKMSLPAECRHAAAWYQRVSQRSSAAA; from the coding sequence ATGAAATTCTACGACTGCAGCACCGCTCCGAGCCCGCGCCGCGTGCGCATCTTCATCGCCGAGAAAGGCCTGGACATCCCCACCGTCCAGATCGACCTGCGCAACGGCGAACACCTCACCGAGTCGTTCCGGGAGCTGAACCCCTGGTGCACCGTCCCGGTGCTGGAACTCGACGACGGCACCACCTTGAGCGAAGCCGTCGCCGTCTGCCGTTACCTGGAGGAGACCCACCCCGAGCCGCCGCTCATGGGCCTGGACGCGAGCGACCGCGCGCGGGTGGCCATGTGGGAGCACCGCTTCGAGATCGACGGCTTCCTCGCCGTCACCGAAGCGTTCCGCAACCAGGCCAGAGGATTGAAGGGCCGCGCCCTCACCGGCCCGGAAGGCGCCGAGCAGATCCCGGAACTGGTGTCACGTGGCCGCGCCCGCGTCGAGCGCTTCTTCGCCGCCCTGGACACGCAACTCGCCCACAGCCCTTTCGTGGCGGGCGAGCGCTACACCATCGCCGACATCACCGCACAGGTGGCCGTGGACTTCGCCGGCTGGATCAAGATGAGCCTGCCCGCCGAATGCCGCCACGCCGCCGCCTGGTACCAGCGCGTGAGCCAGCGTTCGAGCGCCGCCGCGTGA
- a CDS encoding TetR/AcrR family transcriptional regulator, whose amino-acid sequence MPNGPESRTAHHDEKLQEILKTAAAIFAEKGFDGTSIRDISRATGMSLAGLYYYFRTKEELLCLIQERCLVTLLDNAGRIQTTEKSPREKVALFVHNHLGFFLHNMNEMKVMSREDTALTADYEKRILELKRRYVKALVDLVEELRRSEGAHKLNVRVAALALFGMMNWIYTWYNPSRDPSLEGLIEQVLRIFFFGVLHGEVEDEGAEDHLRRSFLPDDKSFVLWPES is encoded by the coding sequence ATGCCGAACGGTCCTGAATCACGCACCGCCCACCACGACGAGAAGCTGCAGGAGATCCTCAAGACGGCTGCGGCGATCTTCGCGGAGAAGGGCTTCGACGGGACCTCGATCCGCGACATCAGCCGAGCCACGGGGATGAGTCTGGCGGGTCTGTACTATTATTTCCGTACCAAGGAAGAATTGCTGTGTCTGATCCAGGAGCGTTGCCTGGTGACGTTGCTGGATAATGCGGGGCGGATTCAGACCACGGAGAAGAGCCCGCGCGAGAAGGTCGCCTTGTTCGTCCACAACCATCTCGGTTTCTTTCTGCACAACATGAACGAGATGAAGGTGATGTCCAGGGAGGACACGGCGCTGACGGCGGACTACGAGAAGCGCATTCTCGAGTTGAAGCGGCGCTACGTGAAGGCCTTGGTGGACCTGGTGGAGGAGCTGCGAAGAAGCGAAGGCGCGCACAAGCTCAACGTGCGCGTGGCGGCGCTGGCGCTCTTCGGCATGATGAACTGGATCTACACTTGGTACAATCCCAGCCGGGACCCCTCGCTCGAGGGGCTCATCGAACAGGTCCTGCGAATCTTCTTCTTCGGCGTGCTCCACGGGGAGGTCGAGGACGAGGGAGCGGAGGACCATCTGCGCCGGTCTTTCCTGCCGGACGACAAGAGCTTCGTGCTGTGGCCCGAGTCGTGA